The following are encoded in a window of Thermococcus sp. CX2 genomic DNA:
- a CDS encoding ABC transporter ATP-binding protein — translation MILEVKLSFSYSGKEVLKNVEFTTEKGELLAIIGPNGAGKSTLLKSMVGILRPTGYVKLNGTDLLSLKPKERAKLITYVPQSSYPEFAFTIEEFVELGTYATRGDMRSALKRVGLWEKRKEQITNLSGGEYQLALIARALAQGSEVILLDEPTSHLDINHALRIMELLRELREERIVITVLHDLNLALRYAERLILLHEGRKRWDGAPDELSPAVIEEVYGINAKIVEVDGERLLLASL, via the coding sequence ATGATCCTTGAGGTTAAGCTCTCCTTCTCCTACAGCGGGAAGGAGGTCCTCAAGAACGTCGAGTTCACCACAGAGAAGGGTGAGCTTCTGGCGATAATCGGACCGAACGGCGCCGGAAAGAGCACACTTCTCAAGTCGATGGTGGGAATCTTGAGGCCAACAGGCTACGTGAAGCTCAACGGGACCGACCTGCTCTCGCTGAAGCCAAAGGAGAGGGCGAAGCTGATAACCTACGTCCCCCAGAGCTCCTACCCTGAGTTCGCCTTCACAATAGAGGAGTTCGTCGAGCTCGGAACCTACGCCACGCGCGGGGACATGAGGAGCGCCCTCAAGAGGGTGGGTCTCTGGGAGAAACGGAAGGAGCAGATAACGAACTTAAGCGGCGGCGAGTACCAGCTGGCTCTGATAGCGAGGGCCCTCGCCCAGGGGAGCGAGGTTATTCTCCTTGACGAGCCGACTTCACACCTCGACATTAACCACGCGCTCAGGATAATGGAGCTCCTCCGTGAGCTGAGGGAGGAGAGGATAGTCATAACGGTTCTCCACGACTTAAACCTGGCACTCCGCTACGCCGAAAGGCTCATACTTCTCCACGAGGGCAGGAAACGCTGGGACGGAGCGCCAGATGAGCTGAGTCCGGCCGTTATTGAGGAGGTCTATGGAATCAACGCAAAGATAGTTGAGGTTGACGGAGAGAGGCTCCTGCTCGCAAGCCTCTAG
- a CDS encoding iron ABC transporter permease, with amino-acid sequence MRKWLPGLIALSLIAGFLGIYIGSVSISPSDVTESVAYGIKSILARFFPSIELGEKPKYFIIIWELRLPRVLLAYLVGIGLASAGVASQALFKNPLADPYIIGVSAGAGIGAALAAIYAPTHMGTFALAFALLSVFVVYSVSRVNGHVPIDTLLLAGIAYGFLASAITWYLVISQGEKAHVTWMWLMGTFNGTGWKDVGEMFVVALFGVGFLILKWRELNLLLFGEESIALGLDVNLYRKLFIGVIALLTAFAVSTAGIIGFVGLVSPHIMRLLLGPNHKELTPASALFGGVLLVVADLLARTVARPTELPVGIITALMGAPFFLYLLTKHKRGELYS; translated from the coding sequence ATGAGGAAGTGGCTTCCGGGGCTGATAGCCCTCTCCCTTATCGCCGGATTCCTCGGCATTTACATCGGATCAGTTAGCATCTCCCCCTCCGACGTCACGGAGAGCGTGGCCTATGGGATAAAATCAATCCTAGCGCGTTTTTTCCCCTCGATAGAGCTCGGGGAAAAGCCAAAGTACTTCATCATCATCTGGGAGCTCCGCCTCCCTCGCGTTCTCCTGGCTTACCTCGTAGGGATAGGTCTGGCATCCGCTGGAGTTGCCTCCCAGGCCCTCTTCAAGAACCCCCTGGCTGACCCATACATAATTGGAGTGAGCGCTGGAGCGGGCATAGGGGCGGCGCTTGCTGCCATATACGCGCCCACCCATATGGGCACATTCGCCCTCGCCTTCGCGCTTCTCTCTGTTTTTGTCGTTTACTCCGTTTCCCGCGTCAATGGTCACGTCCCCATTGATACCCTCCTCCTGGCAGGGATAGCCTACGGCTTCCTCGCCAGCGCTATCACGTGGTACCTCGTCATAAGCCAGGGAGAAAAGGCCCACGTCACCTGGATGTGGCTCATGGGGACGTTCAACGGCACGGGCTGGAAGGATGTCGGGGAGATGTTCGTCGTCGCACTCTTCGGAGTCGGGTTTCTCATCCTGAAATGGCGCGAGCTGAACCTGCTCCTCTTCGGTGAGGAGAGTATAGCCCTAGGCCTCGACGTGAACCTCTATCGGAAGCTCTTTATTGGAGTAATAGCGCTCCTCACGGCCTTCGCTGTCTCAACCGCGGGAATAATCGGATTCGTTGGTCTTGTCAGTCCGCACATAATGCGCCTCCTTCTCGGTCCGAACCACAAAGAGCTCACTCCCGCTTCAGCCCTCTTCGGTGGCGTTCTCCTTGTGGTGGCGGATTTGCTCGCTAGAACCGTTGCTAGGCCGACTGAATTGCCCGTCGGAATCATAACGGCCCTCATGGGCGCTCCCTTCTTCCTCTACCTCCTGACGAAGCACAAGAGGGGGGAGCTGTACTCATGA